The following proteins are co-located in the Komagataeibacter sp. FNDCF1 genome:
- a CDS encoding Hsp70 family protein — translation MSSVPSPRTVRLGMDFGTTNTVVVLLDAQGRPHPVHFSFPHHAVSETCRTLLCLWQEEERVGRPVMHEAIGAAAIDAYLEDPAESRLIMSMKSYLAQASFRQTRLLGQVMTLEMLVARFLSCLMRTLQIDPATVTATVGRPVHFAGEGADDAFGEQRLRDGFLAAGFGEINVALEPEAAGWHFAQRLDAPATVLVGDFGGGTSDFSILRFDPAAPRRAEPLGHAGVGIAGDQFDYRIIDRVIAPALGRNSTYRVMGGQPLPVPAEWYASLGRWHRLALMRTPQTLRDMADVARTASEPEKLHAFMNIIDEQQGQALYRAVGAAKRELSTAGRTVLNYVHRDVHIHREITRAEFESWIAPDLQRFDDAVGMALERASLPASAIDRVFLTGGTSFVPAVRNLFDRRFGGDRVDTGNEFVSVAEELALMNG, via the coding sequence ATGTCTTCTGTCCCATCCCCCCGTACCGTGCGGCTCGGCATGGATTTTGGCACGACCAACACCGTTGTGGTCCTGCTGGATGCGCAGGGCAGGCCGCATCCCGTGCATTTTTCCTTTCCCCATCATGCCGTGTCGGAAACCTGCCGTACCCTTCTGTGCCTGTGGCAGGAGGAAGAGCGGGTCGGCCGCCCGGTCATGCATGAGGCGATCGGAGCGGCGGCGATTGACGCCTATCTGGAAGATCCGGCGGAAAGTCGGCTGATCATGTCCATGAAGTCGTATCTGGCGCAGGCATCCTTTCGCCAGACACGGCTGCTGGGTCAGGTCATGACGCTGGAAATGCTGGTCGCCCGCTTCCTGTCCTGTCTCATGCGTACGCTCCAAATCGATCCGGCCACCGTTACGGCAACAGTGGGCCGCCCCGTGCATTTCGCGGGGGAAGGGGCCGATGATGCCTTTGGGGAGCAGCGCCTGCGCGACGGATTTCTGGCGGCGGGGTTTGGCGAGATCAATGTCGCACTGGAACCCGAGGCCGCGGGCTGGCACTTTGCCCAGCGGCTGGATGCGCCCGCCACGGTGCTTGTGGGTGACTTTGGCGGCGGCACGAGCGACTTTTCCATCCTGCGCTTTGATCCCGCCGCACCGCGCAGGGCCGAACCGCTGGGCCATGCCGGCGTGGGTATTGCGGGGGACCAGTTCGACTACCGCATCATCGACCGGGTCATCGCGCCGGCACTAGGGCGTAACAGCACGTACCGGGTCATGGGGGGGCAGCCGCTGCCGGTCCCGGCCGAATGGTATGCAAGCCTTGGCCGCTGGCATCGGCTGGCGCTCATGCGCACACCACAGACACTGCGCGACATGGCAGATGTAGCCCGTACCGCTTCCGAACCGGAAAAGCTGCATGCGTTCATGAACATCATCGATGAACAGCAGGGGCAGGCGCTTTACCGTGCCGTGGGGGCGGCAAAGCGCGAACTGTCCACCGCCGGGCGCACCGTGCTGAATTACGTGCACCGTGACGTGCATATTCACCGCGAGATTACCCGCGCGGAATTCGAAAGCTGGATCGCCCCCGACCTGCAACGCTTTGATGATGCAGTAGGGATGGCACTGGAACGTGCCAGCCTGCCTGCCAGCGCGATTGACCGCGTGTTCCTGACGGGCGGCACATCTTTTGTGCCCGCCGTACGCAACCTGTTCGACCGGCGCTTCGGTGGCGATCGGGTCGATACGGGCAACGAATTCGTATCGGTGGCCGAAGAGCTGGCCCTGATGAACGGTTAG
- a CDS encoding TonB-dependent receptor domain-containing protein: protein MPHTTRQERRRLARRPLLAGSAFVWLLSVGPAAIAATQADDTTATPAPHRPHRANTAPARARTATRAQPRHDTGPVAASATPENLRVSVGRVRTHNAVQAVTREQMDHFVEGTSPNQILALTTPGANFASDDAFGLDTVANTLYVRGFNQSQLGATLDGIPMGGQGFHNWNGLSVDQMEIQENVAGMTVSQGAGALDTPSAQTLGGALTYTSSDPRNKAGGRIGQTFGSYNAFRTFARVDSGVLNSTGTKFYASFARTDQNLWKGYGDQQELQANFKLVQPVGDRGKITAIFDYSDFAQYNYMGLTKNIWRKMGRDATYLKPNYALAKEYAQNAQVGTVPASLQGILTPDEIGDYAYDGTQSQRNYLSAITGEFELFHNVTSKTVGYAHVSNGDYNGSNPFLRSPTSGVDMALEAGHPDVRRIGFTQSFNIKVHDNDIQTGIWYENNSFNYPMRMYEDGVDAAHPSLGAFKSSEAATWYSDSFNTNTFQFYLQDTYHIIPGMTVSAGFRSLLQDTHGGTKVDNTALYSNWNTYYSHPASGSMTAANAFLPHFNFDYHFKDHHEVYFDIAENMRAYDYGQQSSSGTIWGGLGSSSISAQSVFDANKNSLKPERTWNYVVGYRYNSNLFSGSVDFYHTDYYNRIATVTEGATGNTFGAVANVGRETMNGADVMGVIRPVHGLEISNSFSWNNAVYEGSIANAGTSISLKGKHQVYYPKFMYKANLTYNWHRAMFNFNVTYTSRRAMTYTNDEYIPAYWTSNLNGSYNFGKVGFAQNIKATFGITNLFNKNYIGGIYGAASVSGDDNANLYVAAPREFFGSVSAQF, encoded by the coding sequence ATGCCACATACCACAAGGCAGGAAAGACGACGGCTGGCTCGGCGCCCCTTGCTGGCAGGATCCGCATTCGTGTGGCTTCTGTCTGTCGGGCCTGCCGCAATCGCTGCGACACAGGCGGATGACACCACGGCCACGCCAGCGCCGCACCGCCCCCACCGGGCCAATACGGCACCAGCCCGCGCACGGACCGCCACACGCGCGCAGCCCCGCCATGATACAGGCCCCGTGGCGGCATCCGCCACGCCGGAAAACCTGCGTGTAAGCGTGGGCCGCGTACGCACCCATAATGCAGTGCAGGCCGTAACGCGCGAGCAGATGGATCATTTTGTCGAGGGCACGAGCCCGAACCAGATCCTGGCCCTGACCACCCCGGGGGCCAACTTTGCTTCGGATGACGCATTCGGCCTCGATACGGTGGCGAACACGCTCTATGTGCGTGGCTTCAACCAGTCACAGCTGGGTGCGACGCTCGATGGCATCCCCATGGGCGGGCAGGGTTTCCATAACTGGAATGGCCTGAGTGTCGACCAGATGGAAATCCAGGAAAACGTGGCCGGCATGACCGTGTCCCAGGGTGCCGGAGCGCTGGACACGCCATCGGCCCAGACGCTGGGCGGCGCACTGACCTATACCTCATCCGACCCCAGGAACAAGGCGGGCGGGCGCATTGGCCAGACATTCGGCAGCTACAACGCATTCCGTACCTTTGCACGCGTGGACAGTGGCGTACTGAATTCGACCGGCACCAAGTTCTATGCCTCCTTCGCCCGCACCGACCAGAACCTGTGGAAAGGCTATGGCGACCAGCAGGAACTGCAGGCCAACTTCAAGCTGGTCCAGCCGGTGGGCGACCGTGGCAAGATTACCGCGATTTTCGATTATTCGGATTTTGCCCAGTACAACTACATGGGCCTGACCAAGAACATCTGGCGGAAAATGGGGCGTGACGCCACATACCTCAAGCCCAATTACGCCCTGGCCAAGGAATACGCGCAGAACGCCCAGGTCGGTACCGTTCCCGCCAGTCTGCAGGGTATCCTGACACCGGACGAGATTGGCGATTATGCCTATGATGGCACGCAGTCACAGCGTAACTACCTGTCCGCCATCACGGGTGAGTTCGAGCTGTTCCACAACGTGACATCCAAAACGGTCGGCTATGCGCATGTCTCCAACGGTGACTATAACGGCAGCAATCCCTTCCTGAGATCACCCACCAGCGGTGTTGACATGGCGCTTGAAGCCGGTCACCCCGATGTCCGTCGTATCGGCTTTACCCAGAGCTTCAACATCAAGGTGCATGACAACGACATCCAGACCGGCATCTGGTACGAAAACAATTCCTTCAACTATCCCATGCGCATGTATGAAGATGGCGTGGATGCGGCACACCCCTCGCTTGGCGCCTTCAAGTCATCTGAAGCGGCTACATGGTACTCGGATTCATTCAATACCAACACGTTCCAGTTCTACCTGCAGGACACGTATCACATCATTCCGGGCATGACGGTCAGCGCCGGGTTCCGTTCGCTGCTGCAGGATACGCATGGTGGCACGAAGGTCGATAACACCGCGCTGTATTCCAACTGGAACACATATTACAGCCATCCCGCATCGGGCAGCATGACGGCGGCCAATGCCTTCCTGCCCCACTTCAATTTCGATTATCACTTCAAAGACCACCATGAAGTGTATTTCGATATCGCGGAAAACATGCGCGCCTATGATTACGGGCAGCAGAGCAGTTCCGGCACCATCTGGGGCGGGCTTGGCTCCTCTTCCATATCCGCGCAGTCGGTGTTCGATGCCAACAAGAACAGCCTGAAGCCCGAACGGACATGGAACTATGTCGTGGGATACCGCTACAATTCCAACCTGTTCAGCGGCAGCGTCGATTTCTATCACACCGACTACTACAACCGTATTGCAACCGTGACCGAAGGCGCCACCGGCAATACCTTTGGTGCCGTGGCGAATGTCGGGCGTGAAACCATGAACGGCGCCGATGTCATGGGCGTGATCCGCCCCGTGCACGGGCTGGAAATCTCCAACAGCTTCAGCTGGAACAATGCGGTTTACGAAGGCAGCATTGCCAATGCCGGGACCAGCATCAGCCTGAAGGGCAAGCACCAGGTCTACTACCCCAAGTTCATGTACAAGGCGAACCTGACCTATAACTGGCACCGGGCCATGTTCAACTTCAACGTGACCTATACCAGCCGCCGGGCGATGACCTACACCAACGACGAGTACATCCCCGCGTACTGGACCTCCAACCTCAACGGCAGCTACAACTTCGGCAAGGTCGGATTTGCCCAGAACATCAAGGCCACGTTCGGCATCACCAACCTGTTCAACAAGAACTACATCGGCGGTATCTATGGCGCCGCAAGTGTCAGCGGCGATGACAACGCAAACCTGTACGTAGCCGCACCGCGTGAATTCTTCGGTTCGGTTTCCGCACAGTTCTGA